DNA from Macadamia integrifolia cultivar HAES 741 chromosome 12, SCU_Mint_v3, whole genome shotgun sequence:
AACTTATTGATTTGAACCTAATATAGGTGGGAAGAGCAAAATGCTCTACCATGATTTGCcctcttctatctctttcttctctcaaacttctctctctcttcttccttcctcccttctcttcatcttcctcaCCTCTAACCCAATAACTTCCAACTCCCTCCTACTGCGTTTGCTGGAATTCTGTCAAAGACGTTGATCAGCTCTTCTTTTCTTGccccttttccctctctttggaAAGGGCTGGCTTGCTATATGTTGGCCTTAAAGTAGAAGAAATTCTCCTTTTGACCATGAATGGAATTGGGTTGGCATGGCCTTTTCCAGAAAATCCAGTTGTGAAGTTATCGGAAAGCTTGCTTTTAACGCCATCATATATCTCATATGGATGGAGCGTTACCTCAAAAGATGGACAGCCAACTCCAGGACCATCCAGCAGATTCGGGATTCGATCCTCATTGATGTTAGATCCAAGATGTCAAGTTCCCCTTCTAGGTGCATTGATTCCCCTAGGAACATGCTGATTGTTATTTCGGGTGGTCTTCCCTTTATTCTAAATGAGGTGCCTCCTACCTAGCTGAGGGCTGCGCTTGGctttgtcttttgttttttccttcgCCCCCTCTTTAGGGGGGGGGTTTGTATATTCTTTCATccttataatatattattttattcaccccaaaaaataaaaataaatattttgctTTTGACATTCATTGACATGAGCATGTACTATGGTGGCATTTGGAGGGTAATTTGTATCAATAAAATGCAATAAGTAATGAAATTCAAGGGAATTTACAGTAAAATATTTTcatgcactattgcaacatgttggtcataggttcaaaacttggaaacaacatgttttgcgaagcagggggtaagatTGCATACATTTGTCCCTCCCATACCCTGCAGTAGCTGGAGCTTCGTGTACTGGGTTGCTCTTGATTTTAATGGCACTTTTAGtgtctgtttgagattttaaaatataaccgcaagcatacggatcagtgtagctagggtcgaacacagggagagcagccactttatttatttattttttgcttcttttaataatgcgaaagtgaactgattaatggttgtgatctaattctaattaccgtcctaaacatatatatctaaaataacgtcctaaccattcatcatctaagaatttaaagacgcaagccacgcaattaaaattaaataaataaataactgaaaataaacaaaccatgcaattaaaaaaaaacaataaaggaaaaaaaatgttgaaataaaaataaagtaaaagaaaggggataaagctagagagagactcacaagtaggtttctctacttagcccgagggatgcatcataatatgagcttccctacttgaccagagagttactcttacaaggattactctacttggttttagggaaagagagacaattaaaataaaagcaataaattgatggttttatggctagaaggggcaaagccaacacatacactagccatgaaccttgggggaaagggatagcaataatataacgactgaaattaaaatcctaaattaagaaagaaagggtagtcagaagggggaatgagaggggggagagaagactactgagggaacctacttacttgaacttcaacccttgaacttgaaagcttgggtgatttgagatattgCCAACCCTAAAagccagatctggaatgaaccaaatctgaaatttctaggcctgaataatacaaatcttgaaaaaaaagagatgctccatggctcgtgatcttgtcacccagatctaagcctagaactataactttaaaaattacaactcaattgcataaatcaataaaaataaaagactgaataaaaaacaaaaatgcttgcattaattgaataaaaagaacatacaaaagtgtttaaagcataaacctagaattagagctagagaaagagaaaactagagaaagagatagagcaactaataaaaaaccttagaagaagaatgaagtgcctcttccccttatgttaattctattatatagagaatgggggagggaagctaaagatttaagcttctaaaaaaaaaaagatttttttttatcttattgatgaagtggagagagaagagagaaaacgtctAGAGAGAGATCTCACACgatttttttgccttttcttcctattttttctccctttttctatttttctctctcttcttgcacaagaaaccccctttggccgatttttcttgcttggatttggacaatattctattttaatgggaaattccatccatgcccttgtcttgtcttttcttttctttttttcttctttcctattttttctctttattttctctctcttcgtcaaacttgcgtacaactatcttggccgacctcctttaagtgatgagtaggagagaaaatcttctaaaaaaaacctcaacaaaatgacagctaagaggttcaaacttgagacctcctaataagcaagggattttgcacacaaCAACTCAACAACTACGCTAcgtagttgttgttacaaaaaatgaatcttcaatcacttaaggatgtagtccatcgatccttgttggcatttggaatattccttatacacttgggacaactgcagatgggctggttctacatctcggttcaattctgatccattattatttttctgacccgaaaagaataatcacttgtatggttgaccaaacgaatatgtacttgcaattgaacacttccatcttgctcagaatttcatcctcttcgcaaccacgaaaagaaataggacctctttacgtgtaaaatttgaaatataacacccgatagtccttaaggccttgaaaatataaaacctgcaaaaagagagtaaaacccaaggtagctccattttaaatatgtaaaatgcatgttttactacactagatttcacacataaatgtgctcatcagagtCTGTATTACTTTGTAGGAAATTAAGAGTTATTGTTCTTGGGCTGGGGGTGggggaaagaaaaatatgaatttgTTTGTAAAGGTTGGATGTGGCCACTATGTGtgtattttagatatgtcatgGATAATAGTTGGTATAGTCTTTTGCGTTTGGATTAAACTCTATTTTTTTCAACAAATGTAGTATTAAATGAGACCAAGGGCACAAATCAGAAAGCTATTTGCGATGACTGTGGTCTGTATATAATCGCATACCTAAATGTTTGTTATTTTATGACCTAATAGTTCTTGAAGTTTTAGGTCAAATCTGAAGACATACCTTTGGTTTCACCATTTCCATGGCTTGGACAGTATTAGAGTTCTGACCATGATCAAAATCATGTTGGAGACCAACATTTTGAACCTTGACACAAGTATGgggaaagattttcttttgccTTTAGTTGTTATGGTTTAGGTTTACCAGATGCGTTGAAAGGATGACCTGAATACTTTCGTCCTGCATCAACTTCTAATACTCTATCATCTCAGGGTAATCCTAGTCTACCCCTCTGGGACCCTGTGAAAGCAGAGGTGCAGGACTGCATCAGATTACGGTCCTAAATTTCAGGGTAATCCAATTTTACTTTAAAACAAACATTGCATCTGAATTTCTAATTACTGCTGCATACTTTCAATTGATTCATGTTATTTCTCAGAGATGCTTCGTAGGAACTTCTTGAGTCCCAATCGCTAAACCTGTTGAGAACAACACTTGATTTTGCTTCATGGACCCAAGGGCTGGTCTCACTTTATCCTAGAAATCACTACTAAAGCACTCATgtttgattgatttggagtTCAAACATAAATTCTTGTGCAGTTGATAAAATGCATCAGTACGGTCCTATAAATGCCGTGTAACCATGGCCCAACTGTTACATGCAGTTATGATTAAGAAGGAATTTGTCTCTGGAAAAAGTTCAGGAATGCATTTCAATGTTGGCTAGTAGATTCTTATACTTGTTCAAGTATAATTCTCTTTGTTTATCCTCCGTTCTAGAGTCACAGGTTTAAGTGCCTGCAGTGGATGTTCTTTCTGTTCCTGCAAATATTTGCACTCACATTCTTGCTGCTTTCAGAGGCAGTATGAGGAATTCAAACTCAGGATAAATGGCCTTGTCGCTAGGTTTCAAACTGTTCCTCCTGGAGGTTGGTCTATGAAGGATGGCACTCCATGGCCTGGGAATAATGCTGGAGATCATCCAGGATTGATACAGGTTTGTACTCAATGTGCACCATATGTTTCTGATTCATGTGTATTGGGCCACAAGGCTATTTCTCATTGGATTTCCCAGTTTTCAGATATTACTAGGCCATGGGAGTGAAGCATTGCCTCAACTAGTCTATGTATCACGTGAAAGGCGCCCTGGTTTCCAGCACCACAAGAAGGCGGGTGCCATGAATGCTCTGGTACATATAAAGTACTGGATCATTAGAATGAATCTAGTGTGAACAGGAAAAAGAAAGGGTCTTATTGTTTAAATCTTCAGGTTCGAGTTTCTGCTCTACTTACAAATGGGGCTTACATTCTAAATCTTGATTGCAATCACTATATAAACAACAGCCAAGCACTCCTAGAAGCTATGTGCTTTATGATGGGCCGAAGAAACAGGAAGAAGGTGTCCTATGTTCAATTTCCCCTGAGATTTGATGGTATTAATGCAAACAATCGGTATGCAGACCACAATACAGTCTTCTATGATGTAAGTGGTTCCCTTTTGACCTtgctttttttactttttggttgAAGTTCACATATGTGCATATGTTACTTCTATGGGCGATGGTTTGAAAAAATCATCCTTATAACACAAGAACAAGAAAAGTAGCCGCATCAAGAAACGATAATCCATACTAAACTGAAAGATTTTTCAACTAATATTAGACATGGAATGTAAACACAAGATAGCGAAGAAGAATTTGTGATACCATCCTGAGCATCTTTCTTCATACTGGAATCATCTTATCTTGTTGAATGGATCCCAACTAATTTGATTCTGTTCTAGGCTTCAGTTACATGGGTTTCAATATCTGGTCCCCctaccccctcccccctcccccctcccctcctcccccctcccccctcttcctCCTGCTCTCCATGACTGTGATGACAAGATTTCCTGGCTCCCATCCCCTTCTGGTGTCTTCAACTCGTCCTCTGCCTAGAACCATGTCCCCAATACGGCCCCCTTGCCCCATGGTGTAAAACCATTTGGTTTAAAGGGCACATCCCTTGCCATAGTTTCACTGCTTCGCATGCCCTCTCCGTCTATCTTTCCACGCAGGCCTTTCTCATCCACTGCCATATCACTGCCCCCTCATTTTAGAATGGCTCGGAAGATGTTGaccgttatttttttttttcttgcccaTTCTCCTCTATCATTTGGAAAAAAGTTCTTAGTTGATGCTGGCCCTCCAGCAGGAGTCTTCTCCCATTCAGCAGAGAATGGAACTGACTTGATATGATTTTTGCTGGCTCTATCATTTGAGATATTGCTGGGAAActtgctttttgtgccaccatcaaccacctttagATAGAACATAACCTTTggagatggacttccaactcccgcTCTTATGACAAGATTTAGAATGCTGTCTATTTTGATGTCTCAACCAAACTTGGTCGCCTTAAACGGGGGCCACATTAGAGACCCCCCTTAGGAGCAGGCACATTGTTAGTTTGTTACTACCTGTGGTCTCCCTGTTTTTATTCTagatcccccctcccccttgatGATTGTATCCCTGGCTATTTAGCTTAGTTATTTAGTTGTTTTGCCCCCCCTCCTGTTTCATCTAGGGGTTTGTTCCTTGCGGCTTGATgcctttcccctttcccctttcccctttcccctttcccccttgtatattcttcttaggggtgtcaaaacctagcttgAACCGATAAAACCGACCGAAACCGACCAATAAAACCCGAACCGAatcaaaccgatccttattggattggttttagactaaggtatgttgggaccggatgaaaatcggtccaaaccgaaccaaccaataaccaaaccgaatgaaactgataaaaaaataaatgattatgagattataaattggtgaattgactatccattttttacaatattagtgagaaaattttttattgtaagaggagttgttacaaatcattgaaaattaggttataaatagagaaactgatttgtaaattgtaataatgcttccattgatttccttgttcactaaataaaactagttggataattaaatgaatgattggctAATAGGATTCATTTTGTGATATCagtattagttatcttcttagtaatttgttatccattggcttcaatattagttatttttctcatacaacgataaaccatgatttaatcataaatttaaagtgttttttttttttttgtcaaatcttgtcactataagttataaatgtaagatttcattatggttcaagcccaataataaatcgaTATAAACcgatattaacccgatattgaaaaaccgaAATAAGCCAAAACCAAACTGGACCGAATCCGAAACCAACCGAAAActgaagttccttaacggattggttttggtctccctcattcctagaccgaaaccgattcaacccgaccaaatccaaaccgaaccgaccaattgacacccctaattcttCCCTTGCgtgattttattgtttattcattaaaaaaaaaaaaaaaggtttcaatAGAATAGGTGAAGCTTTTTCCGAAGCTGTAAATCAATTCAGTAATCAATTTATAACAGGACTCGGTGTGAAAATTGTGAATTTTTAGACAGGATGTATATGCTTGTTCATTTGTAGGTGTACCTACTACGTATGCATTCTTTTTTCCTGGCCTGGTGAATGTGATTACTTTTTATCTGGAATGTCAACACCCTCAAATCTTTCAAGGCATTTAAGAAACAGCGTACTATTTTTTATTCTGCTTCTGTCTTTAACCACTTTTCACAAGCTGTTACTAATGATTAATTTTGCATGTAGATCACCTTGAAATGTCTTGATGGAATACAGGGGCCTCTTTATGTTGGTTCAGGATGTTTCTTAAGCCGAAAAGCTTTATATGGTTATGATGCACCTCTAGAACCGTTAGCTTGCCAAGAAAACCAGTTGGCTCCTATGAAGTTCAGTTCTGTGGACAACCATGTTTCTTTCAACTCGACTCCAGTTGTTGATGAATCCAGGTCAAGATTACTAGTGGATTCTAGCAATCTGGAAATGGAATCTCATCCTGAATTTCTTAGCATGGAGAAGTGTTTTGGTCAGTCTCAATTACTTCTTgcatcaaatcttgttaatgATGATAGCTTCACAGAATCTGTAAGTCCTAATGAAATCCTAAGAGAAGCAGTCCACGTAATTAGTTATGATTATGAAGATAACACTGCGTGGGGGATAGAGGTAAGCAGAATACTCTGCATATCTTAGTCTCCTTGAAACTGATGaacaatttttttaaactattgTTTATTTATCCTCAAATCTGTGTAGATTGGTTGGATATATGGCTGTCAGACTGGGGATATTCTAACTGGCTTTAAGATGCATACTCGTGGATGGCGATCTATATATTGTATGCCGCAGCGTGCCGCTTTCAGAGGATCTGCGCCCATCAGTCTTTCTGATCGCTTAAGTCAGGTTCTCCTGTGGGCCGTTGGCTCCATTGAGATTCTTTTCAGTCGACATTGTCCAATCTGGTATGGATATGGTGGCAGGCTGAAATGGTTAGAGAGGATTGCTTACATAAATAATACCATATATCCTCTTGCTTCTTTCCCCCTGCTTATATACTGTACTCTACCAGCCATATGCCTAGTAACCGGAAAATTTATAATTCCAATGGTAGGTTTCACTTGACTGACATGCTAAATACAGAATGACTGTTCTATCATACATGTTATTGATATTACATTCTTGTTATTGATAtaaaattctctctttcatgaCCTATATCAGTATGATTGGCAAAAGTTGTGGTCAGAGAGCACTTAACTGAACCTGAGCTTGCACCATCCACTTTGACACCTTGAAAATCATGTAGTtggaagcatttttttttaaccaggAACTTATCTGGTACCCTTGGCTGGGCCCTAAAATTTATTGATAGaagataaatgaagaaaatacaATGGGGGGCACATAAACCTGTCTTACCCCGAACCCAACATCCTAAGTTTTTattaaacaaaattataaaataaaataagtaaaaccaaaacccaactcAGATACCAAAAGGATGGCTTTATAAACCGGCCACAAAAACAAACTATTTTGATCTAATAAGAGGGATTCGAGAATCATCATCCCTGATTGCAATCTTGATTGAGTCTCGAAAAGAATTGTGCTATGTGAAACAAGAATTTGAGCGACTACTAATAGCAAAATTAGCACAAGCATCAGCAACCCTATTAGCTTCCCTCACTATGTGCCAAATAAAAACATATGCCGATTGCAAGAGCTTAGGTAGAAAGTTCCACCAATACCAAGAATTACAATGAACATTTTTACCCTTAGAAGCAGATTCCACAATATATTTCGAGTCTGAGATTGTGATATCCAAAGCGATACAGTAACGAACACCATCCATTAGCACCCTCATCTCTACCCCATAATTGGAGCATACTCCAtaacaatgagaaaaaaataaagaagacatAACCCTTTCGGTCCCTAACGcaacctccaccaccacccGGTCCAGTATTACCTTTTGCAGCTCCATCCACTTTTAAAGTGAAGACAAACTCACTGATTGAAATCCACTTAACAAAAGTTATCCTTTTAATTTTAAAGCAGTTGTTTATCCTGGGCTAGGTGGGTATGATATTTTGCTGAGTTCTCAATGAACAAGTGCCTGAGTGCTGGACCAACCCAATCATTAAACAGGTTGAttatcccaagtcccaactgaATCCTGAGGAAACTAGTGGGAGTAGTGGGTTGAGTGACTTGAGCCAACAATTACTACTGCAATACTCTTATGAGATCTTGAAATTTCATTCACACTCTTGAAAGTGATAAATTTTTAAGACTAATAAAATGggtaaaatttattttgattgggCCAGCCATTTTTCTCAATGCGCCTAACCCTTTCCTCGGCCCATTCCTCCCACCTTGAACCTTCTAGCTCATCTATCTTGGCCCATTCATGTTTGGCCTCTATTTTGGTCCCTAGGTTGGTTTCCAAGTTCCTCAGGTCAGTCCCCATCTTGCTCCTTCTGATCCCCTCCAGCTTCCTATGgttcctccccctcccctctgtGTACCGCCATCACGGAATTAGCTCTCCTCCCTACCCAAAGAAGCAGATCTACGGGGACTATTCCTCGCCAGTAATGAAAAGTATCTGCTTCTTAGCATGGACGAAATCATGCCTTTCGTCGTGACACCTTGTAATGTCTTGTGGGCCTTTTAGCTTCTTGAGTCGTCTTTTGAGatagggtgtgtgtgtgtgtgtgtgtgtgtgtgtctgtgtggtTAGGTTGGAGCCTCTCCCTTGTTAGTTGTCAACACTTtgtattttctctccctctccccttctctttcctttaataatgaatttcttttattcatccaaaaaaaaaaaaaaaaaaattgtaaggaATTAATTTGATAGAACATGCAGTTGCTCTTTTCACACTATAAAGCCTATAGTTTTTATCTTCCAAATTTTCAGGTTTTAAGCTGAATCTGTCTCCAattttaattttccattttttttaacaagtaAGATGGAGAGCTAAGATTAGAAGGCTACTTTTCAATGGGGCAGCTGGGATAAACTAGTTGATGGATTTTATTAAAAAGTTGGAACACCAGATCTGGCAAATAAAACAGTAGAGGAGTTGGtaataaaggaaagagaaaacagGGTTGTTTTAGTGATAGGATCCTGAAACAAACCTCCTAGAAACGACACATAGTTTATATTGTAATTGCATATTTATGGTCTGATTACGATTTGGTCAGtaattttttgagtttcatAACATGTTTTATTGGATAGGAATTTTGATCAGGATTGGAAGAGAACTTTTAACAGCAAGAATGGGACTGAATGCTTGGATGGTTTTTAGGGACCAGCCAAGCTCTTTACttataataaaagaagagaagagagagttaCATAATACCTCTCCTTATAACCAACTCTAATTAATGAGTCGGCTAGAGGGGGGAAAAGCCCAGTATGCCCCTGCGGCATACAATACATAAGTCAACACTCCCACTGAAGTTGGAgcatagatatcacacatgcccaacttaaACAAATTAGGATGAAAATATTTCCACTCAATCCCTTGGTGAAAATACTAGCCAACTGATCTCACTTCACAAAGGGTACACAAATCAATCACTTTCTAGCTTCTCCTTGGTGTGTCTACTTCATATATAACTTACACTTATCTTCTGATAAGCTTTTCCCTACATCCACTAAATGTGTTTTCCTAGGCTATCCTCATAGTCAGAAAGGGTATATATGTTATGGCCCTGTCTCCCACATGTACTTTGTGTGTGCCAATACCACCTTTGTCGAGGGGAGTTCTTACTTTTCTTAGTCTCCTCCCGCCTTTGGGTACGAGTGGCACGCTGTTATTGCTCCTATTCCTACTTTAGTCCCATTCCTTGATGCTCTTAGTGTTCAGCCTACACCTCTGCAAGTATATCAGTGCAGGAATAAGAAAGTACAACAGAATGGGGTTCCTACTGCTCCCATGGTTTTACCACCTCTATCAGCTTCTTCCCTGGTGAAGCTCCACCTACTTCATTGTCTCCTAACTTACTAATCGCATTGCGTAAAGGTACACATTCCTGCACTTAGAGGCAATGTTCAAAATATCGGGTTTCAATCCTTGGGGCGATTGAAATTTTGGTGGAAATCTGGGAAATTTCAAGGAAACCTGGAAAATTTTCCCAGcttggtggaaactttggtttcgaccccaaactgtgtatttttttttttgcctattttttgtgtacattttattttaaacatttctaatccattcacataattagtttcataggagaaacacctaaagtcatacttgtgatgttgaccaaagtttgctaatgtacattgagtcattgactaAAACTATACTatataaatacatatataagttactaactaaaaatgtgaaatacattattaaaagtttaaaacaaacaaaacataatgtaaaggataaaaaataaataataatattacataattgtgagttatctctaaagtctcaagtctcaacagtcAACACTAAACACTCAAtagtcaattccaagtagagtgtctaggtgGTTCCAGTCCACGAGCTGCGTACCACTACATATGTCATAGCTGCTACTCTAaatgcaccacatatgagtcccatgacatgttttgggcccaattgttttggtagtcCATCATtgcccatctataagatgcatcatcaacattagctagGCATCCCATCCAAGGGAATGGCTCAGTCACCGtgataggatgtggatgtggcacACAAGGTAGGGATGGATACCTAAAGATactgtcaacaaaagatgatcCACCAGCTGAACTACC
Protein-coding regions in this window:
- the LOC122057383 gene encoding probable cellulose synthase A catalytic subunit 8 [UDP-forming] isoform X4, translating into MFPFFSPSRVKLQTSDDRPPSLARSLASLPETMSSSLHHTDITHIFLSSISSRKSGLQWKNPPPRKHLFPFSVFMIQDSELRQPLSRKIPMSASMINPYRVIILFRLVILAFFLRYRLTHPVKNAHGLWLASVLCEVWFALFWIIDQLPKLLPVNRRTYPERLCLRYNKPGKPSELPCIDIFVGTADPLKEPPLVTANTILSILSVDYPAEKVSCYVSDDGAALVTLETLLETCEFAKKWVPFSKKFSIEPRSPECYFSQKVDRLKFNTFPTFFKERRLMKRQYEEFKLRINGLVARFQTVPPGGWSMKDGTPWPGNNAGDHPGLIQILLGHGSEALPQLVYVSRERRPGFQHHKKAGAMNALVRVSALLTNGAYILNLDCNHYINNSQALLEAMCFMMGRRNRKKVSYVQFPLRFDGINANNRYADHNTVFYDITLKCLDGIQGPLYVGSGCFLSRKALYGYDAPLEPLACQENQLAPMKFSSVDNHVSFNSTPVVDESRSRLLVDSSNLEMESHPEFLSMEKCFGQSQLLLASNLVNDDSFTESVSPNEILREAVHVISYDYEDNTAWGIEIGWIYGCQTGDILTGFKMHTRGWRSIYCMPQRAAFRGSAPISLSDRLSQVLLWAVGSIEILFSRHCPIWILFKQVSGLGFLSYQFGLMESSRLDGVESIFKSGGEISSSG